A genome region from Streptomyces sp. NBC_01296 includes the following:
- a CDS encoding polynucleotide kinase-phosphatase, producing MTTTAARVLPVTDLSLVVLIGATGSGKSTFARKHFKPTEIISSDYCRGLVSDDENDQSASRDAFDVLHYIAGKRLEAGRLTVVDATSVQSEARRQLVQLARAHDVLPIAIVLDMPEEVCAERNAGRPDRAGLPRAVIQRHRRDLRRSLRGLEREGFRKVHVLRTPEEADSAEVVLEKRFNDLTHLTGPFDIIGDIHGCSSELETLLGQLGYEDGAHPEGRTAVFVGDLVDRGPDSPGVLRRVMGMVGSGNALCVPGNHENKLGRYLKGSKVQQTHGLAETIEQLSHEPEEFVQEVREFIRGLVSHYVLDGGKLVVCHAGLPEKYHGRTSGRVRSHALYGETTGETDEFGLPVRYPWAEDYRGKAVVVYGHTPVPNTAWINNTICLDTGAVFGGKMTALRWPERELVDVPAEKVWYEPVRPLAGEAPGGHEGRPLDLGDVHGRRIVETRHLGNVTVREENAAAALEVMSRFAVDPRLVPYLPPTMAPTATSREAGYLEHPAEAFAQYRKDGIAQVVCEEKHMGSRATVLVCKDAESARERFGADGPTGSVYTRTGRPFFRDPEVTEEVLTRLRGAVTDAGLWEELATDWLLLDGELLPWSLKSTGLLRNQYAAVGAASRAVFPDALGALAAAAARGIDTGELLARQQDRAADAARFTDAYRRYCWTTDGLDGVRFAPFQLLAAAGRSLAAVPHDEQLFWLDRLVAADEASGTGLLRRTGRILVDTADEDSVRAGTDWWLELTAAGGEGMVVKPLQAYARDGKGRLVQPGVKVRGREYLRIIYGPEYTRPEQLEKLRQRFLGHKRSLALREYALGLEALDRLAGEEPLWRVHEAVFGVLALESEPVDPRL from the coding sequence ATGACCACGACCGCCGCGCGCGTACTTCCCGTCACCGACCTGTCCCTCGTCGTCCTGATCGGGGCCACCGGATCCGGCAAGTCCACCTTCGCCCGCAAGCACTTCAAGCCCACCGAGATCATCTCCTCCGACTACTGCCGGGGCCTCGTCTCCGACGACGAGAACGACCAGAGTGCGAGCCGGGACGCCTTCGACGTCCTCCACTACATCGCCGGCAAGCGGCTGGAGGCCGGGCGCCTCACCGTCGTCGACGCGACCAGCGTGCAGTCCGAGGCCCGCCGGCAGCTGGTCCAGCTCGCCCGCGCGCACGACGTGCTGCCCATCGCCATCGTCCTCGACATGCCCGAGGAGGTCTGCGCCGAACGCAACGCCGGCCGCCCCGACCGGGCCGGGCTGCCCCGCGCCGTCATCCAGCGGCACCGCCGCGACCTGCGCCGCTCGCTGCGCGGTCTGGAGCGCGAGGGCTTCCGCAAGGTGCACGTGCTGCGCACGCCCGAGGAGGCCGACAGCGCGGAAGTGGTGCTGGAGAAGCGGTTCAACGACCTCACCCACCTCACCGGACCCTTCGACATCATCGGCGACATCCACGGCTGTTCCTCCGAGCTGGAGACCCTGCTCGGCCAGCTCGGGTACGAGGACGGCGCCCACCCGGAGGGCCGCACCGCGGTCTTCGTCGGCGACCTCGTCGACCGCGGCCCGGACAGCCCCGGCGTCCTGCGCCGCGTGATGGGCATGGTCGGGTCCGGCAACGCGCTGTGCGTGCCCGGGAACCACGAGAACAAGCTCGGCCGTTACCTCAAGGGCTCCAAGGTCCAGCAGACCCACGGGCTCGCCGAGACGATCGAGCAGCTGAGCCATGAGCCGGAGGAGTTCGTCCAGGAGGTGCGGGAGTTCATCCGCGGCCTGGTCAGCCACTACGTGCTCGACGGCGGCAAGCTGGTGGTCTGCCACGCCGGGCTGCCCGAGAAGTACCACGGCCGCACCTCCGGCCGGGTCCGCTCGCACGCCCTGTACGGGGAGACCACCGGCGAGACCGACGAGTTCGGCCTGCCCGTGCGCTACCCGTGGGCGGAGGACTACCGCGGCAAGGCGGTCGTGGTCTACGGCCACACCCCGGTCCCGAACACCGCCTGGATCAACAACACCATCTGCCTGGACACCGGCGCCGTCTTCGGCGGGAAGATGACCGCCCTGCGCTGGCCCGAGCGCGAACTGGTCGACGTACCGGCCGAGAAGGTCTGGTACGAGCCGGTCAGGCCGCTCGCCGGCGAGGCGCCGGGCGGCCACGAGGGGCGTCCGCTCGACCTGGGCGACGTCCACGGGCGCCGGATCGTCGAGACCCGGCACCTGGGCAACGTCACCGTGCGCGAGGAGAACGCGGCGGCGGCCCTGGAGGTCATGAGCCGCTTCGCGGTGGACCCGCGGCTGGTCCCGTACCTGCCGCCGACCATGGCGCCCACCGCCACCTCCCGGGAGGCGGGCTACCTGGAGCACCCGGCCGAGGCCTTCGCCCAGTACCGCAAGGACGGCATCGCCCAGGTCGTGTGCGAGGAGAAGCACATGGGCTCCCGGGCCACGGTTCTGGTGTGCAAGGACGCCGAGAGCGCCCGGGAGCGCTTCGGTGCCGACGGGCCGACCGGTTCCGTCTACACCCGCACCGGCCGGCCCTTCTTCCGCGACCCCGAGGTCACCGAGGAGGTCCTGACCCGGCTCCGCGGCGCCGTCACCGACGCGGGCCTGTGGGAGGAGCTGGCCACCGACTGGCTGCTGCTGGACGGGGAGCTGCTGCCCTGGTCGCTGAAGTCCACCGGCCTGCTGCGCAACCAGTACGCCGCCGTCGGCGCGGCCTCCCGCGCCGTCTTCCCGGACGCCCTCGGTGCCCTGGCCGCGGCCGCCGCGCGGGGCATCGACACCGGCGAGCTGCTCGCCCGCCAGCAGGACCGGGCCGCCGACGCCGCGCGGTTCACCGACGCCTACCGGCGCTACTGCTGGACCACCGACGGGCTGGACGGCGTACGGTTCGCGCCGTTCCAGCTGCTGGCGGCGGCCGGGCGCTCGCTGGCCGCCGTACCGCACGACGAGCAGCTGTTCTGGCTGGACCGGCTCGTCGCCGCCGACGAGGCCTCCGGCACCGGGCTGCTGCGCCGCACCGGCCGGATCCTGGTCGACACCGCCGACGAGGACTCCGTACGGGCGGGCACCGACTGGTGGCTGGAGCTGACGGCCGCGGGCGGCGAGGGCATGGTCGTCAAACCGCTCCAGGCGTACGCCCGGGACGGCAAGGGCCGCCTGGTCCAGCCCGGGGTCAAGGTGCGCGGGCGCGAGTACCTGCGGATCATCTACGGCCCGGAGTACACGCGTCCGGAGCAGCTGGAGAAGCTGCGCCAGCGGTTCCTGGGGCACAAGCGCTCGCTGGCCCTGCGCGAATACGCGCTCGGGCTGGAGGCCCTGGACCGGCTGGCGGGGGAGGAGCCGCTGTGGCGGGTGCACGAGGCGGTCTTCGGGGTGCTCGCCCTCGAATCGGAGCCGGTCGACCCCCGGTTGTGA
- a CDS encoding 3' terminal RNA ribose 2'-O-methyltransferase Hen1: MFLTISTTGSAEHPATDLGFLLHKHPGKVQAFSTSHGVAHVFYPEAADQRCTAALLLEVDPVALVRRGQGKGRGGAPDAALAQYVNDRPYAASSLLAVALSSVFRSALKGQCTARPELPEQARPLRIEIPALPARGGAELVHRLFDPLGWDLVRAEPVPLDEQFPEWGDSRYVRLVLEGELRLADALRQLYVLLPVLDDAKHYWVAPDEVDKLLRAGDGWLAAHPENGLISARYLARHKRLTRDALERLELVRLAEADGSEVEELDNAVDENRDTEERPVPLAVQRREAVLAALRTAGAARVLDLGCGQGQLVQALLKDAAFTEIVGVDVSMRALGTAAKRLRLERMGERQSSRVQLLQGSLAYTDKRLTGYDAAVLSEVIEHLDLPRLPALEYAVFGSARPRTVLVTTPNVEYNVRWETLPAGHVRHGDHRFEWTREEFRTWAGEVAERYGYAAEFVPVGDDDPEVGPPTQMAVFTQISTETKKEGEVA; this comes from the coding sequence ATGTTCCTGACGATCTCCACCACTGGCAGTGCTGAGCACCCGGCTACCGATCTGGGTTTTCTGCTGCACAAGCATCCCGGGAAGGTGCAGGCGTTCTCCACCTCCCACGGTGTCGCCCACGTGTTCTATCCCGAGGCCGCCGACCAGCGATGCACGGCGGCCCTGCTGCTTGAGGTGGATCCCGTCGCACTCGTGCGGCGCGGGCAGGGCAAAGGGCGGGGCGGGGCGCCCGACGCCGCGCTCGCGCAGTACGTCAACGACCGTCCGTACGCCGCCTCCTCGCTGCTCGCCGTCGCGCTCAGTTCCGTCTTTCGCAGCGCGCTCAAGGGCCAGTGCACCGCCCGCCCCGAGCTGCCGGAGCAGGCCCGTCCGCTGCGGATCGAGATACCGGCGCTGCCCGCCCGCGGCGGGGCGGAGCTCGTCCACAGGCTGTTCGATCCGCTCGGCTGGGACCTCGTGCGGGCCGAACCCGTGCCGCTCGACGAGCAGTTCCCCGAGTGGGGGGACTCCCGGTACGTACGGCTCGTGCTGGAGGGCGAACTGCGGCTCGCCGACGCCCTGCGGCAGCTCTACGTCCTGCTGCCCGTGCTCGACGACGCGAAGCACTACTGGGTCGCCCCCGACGAGGTGGACAAGCTGCTGCGCGCCGGAGACGGCTGGCTGGCCGCGCACCCCGAGAACGGGCTCATCAGCGCCCGCTACCTCGCCCGCCACAAGCGGCTGACCCGCGACGCCCTGGAGCGGCTGGAGCTGGTCCGGCTGGCCGAGGCCGACGGCAGCGAGGTCGAGGAGCTCGACAACGCCGTGGACGAGAACCGTGACACCGAGGAAAGGCCCGTACCGCTCGCCGTGCAGCGGCGCGAGGCGGTCCTCGCCGCACTGCGCACCGCCGGCGCGGCCCGGGTCCTCGACCTCGGCTGCGGACAGGGCCAGCTGGTGCAGGCCCTCCTCAAGGACGCCGCCTTCACCGAGATCGTCGGCGTCGACGTGTCCATGCGGGCCCTCGGCACGGCCGCCAAGCGGCTGCGCCTCGAGCGGATGGGGGAGCGGCAGAGCAGCCGCGTGCAGCTGCTGCAGGGCTCGCTCGCCTACACCGACAAGCGGCTGACCGGCTACGACGCGGCCGTGCTCAGCGAGGTCATCGAACACCTCGATCTGCCGCGGCTGCCCGCCCTGGAGTACGCGGTGTTCGGCTCGGCCCGCCCCCGCACCGTCCTCGTCACCACCCCGAACGTCGAGTACAACGTCCGCTGGGAGACCCTGCCCGCCGGGCACGTCCGGCACGGCGACCACCGCTTCGAGTGGACCCGTGAGGAGTTCCGTACCTGGGCCGGAGAGGTCGCCGAACGGTACGGGTACGCCGCCGAGTTCGTTCCCGTCGGGGACGACGACCCCGAGGTGGGGCCGCCCACCCAGATGGCCGTTTTCACACAGATCAGCACGGAGACCAAGAAAGAGGGTGAGGTCGCATGA
- the mmuM gene encoding homocysteine S-methyltransferase, whose product MPRASGPLAEALARRVVLLDGGLSNQLTDQGCDLSGGLWSGRVLAERPDQVEAAHTAYARAGAEVLITAGYQVGYEAFAAHGHDRAATTALLHRSVALAARAAEAADHEVWVAASVGPYGAVLADGSEYRGRYGLSVRELAAFHRPRIEALLEAGPDVLAVETVPDAEEAEALLAVLAATGAPAWLSYTVADARTRAGQPLPEAFALAAEAPEIIALGVNCCDPADVLPALEAAASVTAKPLLAYPNDGSVWDAPTATWHAPPDPAPWPVEAWLTAGARLLGGCCRIGPPAIAQLTAGMQRLQ is encoded by the coding sequence ATGCCCCGCGCGTCCGGACCGCTCGCCGAAGCCCTGGCCCGCAGGGTCGTGCTCCTGGACGGCGGACTGAGCAACCAGCTCACCGACCAGGGCTGCGACCTGTCCGGCGGCCTCTGGTCGGGCCGGGTGCTCGCCGAGCGGCCGGACCAGGTGGAGGCCGCCCACACGGCGTACGCGCGGGCCGGCGCCGAGGTGCTGATCACCGCCGGCTACCAGGTGGGGTACGAGGCCTTCGCCGCCCACGGCCACGACCGGGCCGCGACCACCGCCCTGCTGCACCGCAGCGTCGCACTCGCCGCCCGGGCGGCCGAGGCCGCGGACCACGAGGTCTGGGTCGCCGCCTCGGTCGGCCCGTACGGGGCGGTGCTCGCGGACGGCTCCGAGTACCGCGGGCGGTACGGGCTGAGCGTGCGCGAGCTCGCCGCCTTCCACCGCCCCCGCATCGAGGCGCTGCTCGAGGCGGGCCCCGACGTCCTGGCCGTGGAGACCGTCCCGGACGCCGAAGAGGCCGAAGCCCTGCTCGCCGTCCTCGCCGCAACCGGTGCGCCCGCCTGGCTGAGCTACACCGTGGCCGACGCCCGCACCCGCGCAGGCCAGCCCCTCCCCGAGGCCTTCGCCCTCGCGGCCGAGGCCCCGGAGATCATCGCCCTCGGCGTCAACTGCTGCGACCCGGCGGACGTACTGCCCGCCCTGGAGGCGGCCGCCTCCGTCACCGCCAAGCCGCTCCTGGCCTACCCGAACGACGGCTCCGTCTGGGACGCCCCCACCGCCACCTGGCACGCCCCGCCCGACCCCGCCCCCTGGCCCGTCGAAGCCTGGCTCACGGCGGGCGCCCGCCTCCTGGGCGGCTGCTGCCGCATCGGCCCGCCCGCCATCGCCCAACTGACCGCGGGGATGCAGCGGCTCCAGTGA
- a CDS encoding LLM class F420-dependent oxidoreductase: protein MDLRIFTEPQQGASYDTLLSVAKATEDLGFDAFFRSDHYLRMGSADGLPGPTDAWITLAGLARETRRIRLGTLMTAGTFRLPGVLAIQVAQVDQMSGGRVELGLGAGWFEEEHKAYGIPFPAERMARLEEQLAIVTGLWATEPGATFDYAGTHYQVEKSPALPKPAQAKVPVLIGGHGAKRTPRLAARYADEFNMPFASIADSERQFGRVRRAAEEAGRGADDLVYSNALVVCVGRDDAEVARRAAAIGRDVDELKANGLAGSPAEVVEKIGAYAAVGSSRVYLQLLDLDDLDHLELISAQVLSQLG from the coding sequence ATGGATCTCCGTATTTTCACCGAACCCCAGCAGGGCGCCAGCTACGACACCCTCCTGAGCGTCGCCAAGGCCACCGAGGACCTGGGCTTCGACGCGTTCTTCCGGTCCGACCACTACCTGCGGATGGGCTCGGCGGACGGCCTGCCCGGGCCCACCGACGCCTGGATCACCCTCGCGGGCCTGGCCCGGGAGACGCGGCGGATCCGGCTGGGCACGCTGATGACGGCCGGCACCTTCCGGCTGCCCGGCGTGCTCGCCATCCAGGTGGCCCAGGTCGACCAGATGTCCGGAGGCCGGGTCGAACTGGGCCTGGGAGCGGGCTGGTTCGAGGAGGAGCACAAGGCGTACGGCATCCCCTTCCCGGCGGAGCGGATGGCCCGGCTGGAGGAGCAGCTGGCCATCGTCACCGGCCTGTGGGCCACCGAGCCCGGCGCCACCTTCGACTACGCCGGCACCCACTACCAGGTGGAGAAGTCCCCGGCGCTGCCCAAGCCGGCCCAGGCCAAGGTGCCCGTGCTCATCGGCGGCCACGGCGCGAAGCGCACCCCGCGCCTCGCCGCCCGGTACGCCGACGAGTTCAACATGCCGTTCGCGTCGATCGCGGACAGCGAGCGGCAGTTCGGCCGGGTGCGCCGGGCCGCCGAGGAGGCCGGGCGGGGGGCCGACGACCTCGTCTACTCCAACGCCCTCGTGGTGTGCGTCGGCAGGGACGACGCCGAGGTCGCCCGCCGCGCCGCCGCCATCGGCCGCGACGTGGACGAGCTCAAGGCCAACGGCCTGGCCGGCTCTCCGGCCGAGGTCGTGGAGAAGATCGGCGCCTACGCGGCCGTCGGCAGCTCCCGCGTCTACCTCCAGCTGCTCGACCTCGACGACCTGGACCACCTGGAGCTGATCTCGGCCCAGGTGCTGTCCCAGCTCGGCTGA
- a CDS encoding DUF6099 family protein: MDAVRLIAAGRHALAQSGAAMDIVGEAWQAQALTQGIGSWLAVTGPRELRSEARGLGEAGGRGCGVLDRAALRGEGSAPDYPPRAAQLTEVADVRQALLGLQALLGEVGIALVGVACATDDEGLYWQCIESIDAADESSDRVRAVLRRLAVRERGSASGVA, from the coding sequence GCGGTACGGCTCATCGCGGCCGGCCGGCACGCGCTGGCACAGAGCGGGGCGGCGATGGACATCGTGGGCGAGGCCTGGCAGGCCCAGGCGCTCACGCAGGGGATAGGGAGCTGGCTGGCGGTCACCGGGCCGCGGGAGCTGAGATCGGAGGCACGGGGACTGGGTGAAGCGGGGGGCAGAGGCTGCGGGGTGCTCGACAGAGCCGCCCTGCGCGGCGAGGGCAGCGCGCCCGACTATCCGCCGAGAGCGGCGCAGCTGACCGAGGTGGCGGATGTCCGCCAGGCTCTGCTCGGACTGCAGGCGTTGCTCGGCGAAGTGGGGATAGCCCTGGTCGGGGTGGCCTGTGCGACGGACGACGAAGGCCTGTACTGGCAGTGCATAGAGTCCATCGACGCGGCCGACGAATCGAGCGACCGGGTCCGGGCGGTCCTGCGGCGCCTGGCGGTCCGTGAACGGGGGTCCGCCTCGGGCGTGGCCTGA